AAAGCAGCGTTCCCGAGTCCTCTGAAGCTTCTTCTGTCGTAAGCGAAGAAAGTTCCGAAGCCGGTTCTGCCGTCAGTTCCGAAGAAAGCTCCGCAGTCAGCTCCGAAGAAATCGCCCTGACTGAAATCGATGCGATTAAGGCTAAGGGCTATCTTACGGTCTACACCAATGCCGCATTCGCACCGTATGAATATTACAGCGGCACGGAAATCACCGGCGTTGACATCGAAATCGCAAAGGCCATCGCCGCCAAACTGGGCGTCGAGCTGAAAGTCAGCGACGTCGAATTCAACAACATCATCGCCGCCGTCAAAGAGGGCAAATGCGATCTGGGCATCTCCGGCTTCTCGGTCACCGATGAGCGCAAAGAGTCCGTCAACTTCTCGGTCGAATATGTCCAGACCCAGCAGTACATCGTTCTGCTCGCCGATGATACCATCACCACCAACTTTGAGACCCTGGCCGGCGCCAAAATCGGTGTCCAGCTGTCCACAACCGGTGACTATGCCATCGACGACGCTATCGCCAACGGTTGTCTGAAGGATTCCGGCGCTTCGCTTATTCAGTATAAGAACGCACTGGAAGCGACTGTTGATCTCAAAAACGGCAAGATCGACGCCGTTGTCATCGACAAGGATACCGCAATGAACATCGTCAACTCCAACGAAGGTCTGAAGGCCATCCCGTTGAATTATGCCGACGGCACCTTTGATGCAGAGAACTACGCCATCGCCATCGCAAAAGAAAACACCGCGCTGAAAGCGCTT
The sequence above is a segment of the Oscillospiraceae bacterium genome. Coding sequences within it:
- a CDS encoding transporter substrate-binding domain-containing protein, encoding MKKFLAIFLTLILATIGFAGCAGTGTSSEASSVTSTPSSVESTPSETSSVDSVESSVPESSEASSVVSEESSEAGSAVSSEESSAVSSEEIALTEIDAIKAKGYLTVYTNAAFAPYEYYSGTEITGVDIEIAKAIAAKLGVELKVSDVEFNNIIAAVKEGKCDLGISGFSVTDERKESVNFSVEYVQTQQYIVLLADDTITTNFETLAGAKIGVQLSTTGDYAIDDAIANGCLKDSGASLIQYKNALEATVDLKNGKIDAVVIDKDTAMNIVNSNEGLKAIPLNYADGTFDAENYAIAIAKENTALKALVDEVLTELINNGSIANWMIQYSADSAA